One genomic window of Oncorhynchus clarkii lewisi isolate Uvic-CL-2024 chromosome 5, UVic_Ocla_1.0, whole genome shotgun sequence includes the following:
- the LOC139409733 gene encoding forkhead box Q2, with the protein MEDRSSCNTGRERLGLRFTIDYLLYNKDSKSMREEAKSPPAEQTSHSPVEERSPDILSERESIELGSLEKGPEGEEGSEEEDEEEEEVKVKEDQEATTTDSPRDKPTQSYIALISMAILASEEKKLLLCDIYHWIMDSYPYFKSKDKNWRNSVRHNLSLNECFVKAGRSDNGKGHFWAIHPANFQDFSNGDYHRRRARRRIRRVTGQLPYALLAPYYPLNRPRGVPCWCCPPAHPLAMAHPLSCLSARMYWSWASQYVRRHPSLHAPVQ; encoded by the exons ATGGAGGACAGAAGCAGCTGCAACACTGGCCGGGAGCGCTTGGGACTACGCTTCACCATAGACTACCTGCTGTACAACAAGGACAGTAAGAGCATGAGAGAGGAGGCAAAGAGTCCCCCAGCAGAGCAGACCTCTCATAGTCCAGTGGAGGAGCGGAGTCCTGACATCCTCTCAGAGAGGGAAAGTATCGAACTTGGGAGCCTTGAGAAGGGGCCCGAAGGAGAAGAGGGgtcagaggaggaggatgaagaggaggaggaggtcaaaGTGAAAGAAGATCAAGAGGCGACCACTACAGACAGTCCACGGGACAAGCCCACCCAGTCCTACATCGCCCTTATCTCTATGGCCATACTTGCTTCAGAGGAGAAGAAGCTGTTGCTGTGTGACATCTATCACTGGATCATGGATAGCTACCCCTACTTCAAGAGCAAG GATAAGAACTGGAGGAACAGCGTCAGACACAACCTGTCTCTGAACGAATGCTTTGTGAAGGCTGGTCGGAGTGACAATGGTAAAGGCCATTTCTGGGCCATCCACCCCGCTAACTTCCAAGACTTCTCCAATGGGGACTACCATCGCCGCCGAGCTCGCCGCAGGATCCGCAGGGTGACAGGACAGCTCCCGTATGCCCTGCTTGCACCCTATTACCCCCTCAACAGGCCCAGGGGGGTGCCGTGCTGGTGCTGCCCCCCAGCCCACCCTCTCGCCATGGCCCACCCTCTGTCCTGCCTCTCAGCCAGGATGTACTGGAGCTGGGCTAGCCAGTATGTCAGACGACACCCATCCCTCCACGCTCCGGTTCAATAG